DNA from Gephyromycinifex aptenodytis:
GGCTTCCTCCTCGGCCTCACGCATTGCGGCCGCGATCGGGCCGCCGTCTCCAGGGTCGAGGTGCCCGCCGGGGAAGGCCACCTGGGCGGCGTGCGAACGCAGGCTTGAGGAGCGTTCGGTCAGAACCACATCCAGTCCGGCGCCGGTGGCGGCGTCGTGCTCGGCGAACAACATGAGCACGGCTGACTGGCGGTGCGGAGTGTCAGGGGGAACGAATTCGGCGAACCACTGCGGGACGTCCTCGTGCAGCGCGGGCCGGACCCGGCGCAGCCAGTCAGGTGCAAACACCACATGACGGTAGGGCACAAGTGCTTTCCGCGCCTCCTGCGCTGTCCGTGCTGCTGCGCTGCTCACTCCTGCCGCCCTGCTCGCGCTACGCGCCCCCGCTCGTGGGGTGCACAACCTGCCACGCCCCGGTTTCGTGCGGCAGTTGTGCGCCCGTGACGACTCGAGGATCGGCGAGCGCGGATTGAGCTTTCGGGTGGGTAGTTCAGCGTGCCAGAGCGGGTCCGGCGCCCAACCGGATCGGGCCGCGGGCAGTGGCTGGGTCGACCTGCTCGTTCTTCTGCAGCATCCGAACGCTGCCCTGACGAACCAGTTCGGCGGCTACCTCGCGCGCGGTTGGCATCAGTTCGCGCCAGTCCTGGCCGCCGACACAGCGGGCGGCGTCGCTAGGGCAGATGGTGCGCTCTTCGCGGTGGCGCAGCAGCGTGCGCATCGTGGCTGCCAACCGTTCGCGGCGTCCCGCTTCGGTGGGCTCCCACCAAGGATCGCCTCGTTCGCCCAGCGCCACCTTGGCGTCGTTGACGAACGGGCGCACCTCGTCCCCGCGGGTGCGCACGAGCCTGCGGGCGCGCATGAGTTCGGCGACCAGTTCGGCCCGCAGGTTCTCCGGGATCGAAGGGTCGCTCGCGCGCCACCGCCGTCCCCCGACGATGATGTAGCGACCGTCGGGCGTGCGTGGGGGTGACTGCGGGTCCTCGCTGCTCAACGTGACCTCCTCAACGGCTGGACTGCGTGGGTGGATCGGGCCGGAGAACCGAACGCCGTCGAACCCGAGCTGCGCGGGAAAGTAGCGAACGGGACCGCGTCACACCAGCTTGCGGCTGAGGCGGATCCGGCGGCGACGTAACGCCCGGCCGCGTTCCACGATGATGGCGACCGTGCGCGAGACGCTGGTGCCCAGCAGCATCCCCAACGCGATCGCGCACACGATGCTCACCGACTGCGTGATCGTCGGCGCCGCGATGCTGGGTTCGAGGCCGAGTTGGGCCACCGAGACCAGCCCGAGCGAGCCCGGTACGAGCAGCCAGAAGCTGGGCAGGAACATGACCATTCGCGGTAGCTGCGGTCGGGCCAACTCGACCAGTCCAGAACCGGCGCTGGCGACACCGGCACCCAGCAGCGCGCCGAACCACGGGGCCACATGTTGACCCCCGATCTGCGCAGACAGCGTCAGGCCCAGGATGAGCAGGATCCACGGCACTAACGGCATCGGCACCGACTCGGTCAAGCTGATGCCACTGGCCACGAGCACCAGCCCCGCGATGGGGCTCCACCAGCCGATGCTGTCGACAGTGGTGTTGGCCAGCGCTTCCGGGGGCACCCGCAACAGGATGGCCGCACCGGCGACCCCGAGGCCGAACATGACCAGTTGCGAGGTGCCGTAACTCAGCCGGGCGGTCCCGGCGACCATCGCCCCCGCCGCGACCTCGGACAGGCCGGTGACGATGAGCGCCCCCGGCAGCAGGATGGCGATGGGCGGCAGCATGGTGCGTAGCGGGCCGACGATCCAGCCCTGGCTGTGCGCCCAGAACGCCGCCAGCGCCACGATGAGGGCCGCGCCGAAGGGCATCAGGGTGGCCAGCAGGCGACCTCGGGCAGCGATCCGGATCGAGGCGCCGACGATCGGGCTGGCCAGGCCTGCGAACAGCACACTGGACCAGGCCGGTTGCAGGATGAGCGCGATCCCGCAGGCAATGACGAAGACGCCGCCATCGAGTCCGCCACGCGGGTAGCGGTGCGGCACCCGCCGCAGGCTCGAGAGTCGTTCGGTGGCTTCGGCGACGCTCATCGAGCCGCGCTCCAGGGCGGTGCGGATCTCATAGACCTGGGTGGCTTGGTCGAGCCGAAGCCCGCCCTCGACCGATTCGAAGGTGGCCGGTGTGCCATCGCCCAGGCAGACGATGATGCCGGTCGGTCCGGTGCTGACCTGGACCCGGCGATACCCCAGCGCTGCCGCGACCTGGCGTACCTCGCCCTGCACTTCGTGGGCAGGCTGACCGCCGGCGGTCATCGCTGCACCGAGGAAGGCCAGCACCCGACGAATTGCTTCTGCGGAGTCGGCGGTTCGGGGTGGGGCTGGTGCAGGGATCGGTTCGGCGTGCTCTGCCGGGATGCCGATCAGTCCGCTGGAGTGCGTGGATGGATCGCCCGCGGGAGGGGTGTTGTCAGCAGAAGAGGGCACCCGGAAAGCATGACATCCAGCAGGTGTGCTGCCGGCGCGATGTCCGCGCTGGCGGGCCTGGTCACTGGGCAGACGCCGACGCCGCGCACAGCTCAGGGATGTGCGGCCTTGCGTGCCGGGGTGGCTGGACGCGACGGCAGCGGAGAAAGAGGTTCGCAGGATGGGATCACGGTGTGTGGGGTGTCGGTTCGCCGCAGGATGCGGCAGGGTCGGCATCCTCAAGAGAACTCATCTGCTCAGGAAAGGTGCCGCTCATGTCACCGGTGCTCGTCATCTCGCTGGTCCTCGTGGCATGGCTGGTGATCGCCTTGGTGCTGGGGGTGTGGCTGCGGCACTGGCAACCGCCGGTGCTGGCTACGGCTGCTCTGGCGTGCTGGTTGTTGGCCATGCAGCAGGTGTGGGGGGTGATCGATGCCGGCGCCCCGCTGCCGGAGGCCGACGCGGTGCCCATGCTGGGGGTGGTCTACCTGGCGGGTACGGCCGTGCTGATCGTGGCTTCGGTGGTGGCGGCCAGTCGGGCGCTGGGTAGGCGCAGGTCCGCTCGGTGAGCGATGTCGTCATCGGGCCAGACGGACTGGCCAGACCCTCCTGGGCCAGTACCGATCCGCTGCTGCGCGCCTATTACGACACCGAGTGGGGCATGCCGGTGCGTGATGAGCGCGGGCTGTTCGAGCGGCTGAGCCTGGAAGCCTTCCAGTCGGGGCTGAGCTGGGCGACGATCCTGCGTAAGCGGCCGTCGTTTCGGGCGGCGTTCGCGGACTTCGACCCGGAGGTGGTCGCAGCCTTCGGCCCGGCCGAGGTCGAGCGTCTGATGGGTGAGGCGGGGATCGTGCGCAACCGGCGCAAGATTGAGGCGACGATCACCAACGCTCGCGCAACCTTGGGTTTACGCGACGAGCACGGCCGACCGGGACTGCCCGATCTCATCTGGTCCTTCCAGCCCGAGCGCACCCCCGCCCCGCGCACGATGCAGGAGATCCCGACCTCATCCCCGGAGTCGCTGGCGTTGAGCCGAGAACTCAAACGTCGCGGGTTCACCTTCGTCGGCCCGACGACGATGTTCGCCCTGATGGAGGCAGTGGGCATCGTGGATACCCACCTGCTCGATTCCCACCGGCGCGGCAGCTCAGGGGTCTG
Protein-coding regions in this window:
- a CDS encoding threonine/serine exporter family protein; protein product: MPSSADNTPPAGDPSTHSSGLIGIPAEHAEPIPAPAPPRTADSAEAIRRVLAFLGAAMTAGGQPAHEVQGEVRQVAAALGYRRVQVSTGPTGIIVCLGDGTPATFESVEGGLRLDQATQVYEIRTALERGSMSVAEATERLSSLRRVPHRYPRGGLDGGVFVIACGIALILQPAWSSVLFAGLASPIVGASIRIAARGRLLATLMPFGAALIVALAAFWAHSQGWIVGPLRTMLPPIAILLPGALIVTGLSEVAAGAMVAGTARLSYGTSQLVMFGLGVAGAAILLRVPPEALANTTVDSIGWWSPIAGLVLVASGISLTESVPMPLVPWILLILGLTLSAQIGGQHVAPWFGALLGAGVASAGSGLVELARPQLPRMVMFLPSFWLLVPGSLGLVSVAQLGLEPSIAAPTITQSVSIVCAIALGMLLGTSVSRTVAIIVERGRALRRRRIRLSRKLV
- a CDS encoding DNA-3-methyladenine glycosylase I; this translates as MSDVVIGPDGLARPSWASTDPLLRAYYDTEWGMPVRDERGLFERLSLEAFQSGLSWATILRKRPSFRAAFADFDPEVVAAFGPAEVERLMGEAGIVRNRRKIEATITNARATLGLRDEHGRPGLPDLIWSFQPERTPAPRTMQEIPTSSPESLALSRELKRRGFTFVGPTTMFALMEAVGIVDTHLLDSHRRGSSGVWPS
- a CDS encoding DUF3253 domain-containing protein yields the protein MSSEDPQSPPRTPDGRYIIVGGRRWRASDPSIPENLRAELVAELMRARRLVRTRGDEVRPFVNDAKVALGERGDPWWEPTEAGRRERLAATMRTLLRHREERTICPSDAARCVGGQDWRELMPTAREVAAELVRQGSVRMLQKNEQVDPATARGPIRLGAGPALAR